A genomic region of Paenibacillus sp. PL2-23 contains the following coding sequences:
- a CDS encoding carbohydrate ABC transporter permease: MTSETASQLSRGAEGFGIIKAWRLGYALLYAILIAVAILQLFPLVWLLFFSLKNNQEVFQLPPLSLPMNPRWENYSKVWSAGNIDVYFLNSVWITLAATALTVVIASLVTFAITRMRWKLSSLVLGLFMVAMMIPVHSTLIPLFSMFNKASLIDNPISLILTYVAFNMPITIMILLGFYYALPKEVEEASVIDGCSVNRMFFRIVLPMTNSVLATTAIINIIYNWNEFIFVNTFISSDHYKTLTVGVQNFIGQYTTDWGAIGATLMISILPILVAFLFLSDRIVEGIAAGSVKG, translated from the coding sequence ATGACGTCCGAAACCGCATCGCAGCTGAGTAGAGGGGCAGAGGGCTTCGGTATCATAAAAGCTTGGAGGCTGGGCTATGCGTTGCTGTATGCTATTCTAATAGCTGTAGCAATCCTGCAATTATTCCCGCTAGTATGGCTGCTGTTCTTCTCGCTCAAAAACAATCAGGAGGTATTCCAGCTTCCGCCGCTCTCCTTGCCAATGAATCCCCGCTGGGAAAACTATAGCAAGGTGTGGAGCGCAGGCAATATCGATGTCTATTTCTTGAACAGTGTATGGATTACGCTTGCGGCGACTGCGCTGACAGTCGTAATCGCGAGTCTGGTGACGTTCGCCATTACACGGATGAGGTGGAAGCTCAGCTCCTTGGTGCTGGGGCTGTTCATGGTGGCGATGATGATTCCGGTCCATTCCACGCTTATTCCGCTGTTCAGCATGTTCAACAAAGCAAGCCTGATCGATAATCCGATTTCACTGATTCTGACTTATGTGGCATTCAATATGCCTATCACCATTATGATTCTGCTTGGCTTCTATTACGCCTTGCCGAAGGAAGTGGAGGAGGCTTCCGTCATCGACGGCTGCTCCGTTAACCGAATGTTCTTCCGTATTGTGCTGCCGATGACCAACTCGGTGCTTGCAACGACAGCTATTATCAACATTATATATAACTGGAATGAATTTATATTCGTCAATACGTTTATCAGCTCGGATCACTACAAGACGTTAACTGTGGGTGTGCAGAACTTTATCGGGCAATATACAACGGACTGGGGCGCAATCGGCGCCACGCTTATGATCAGCATTCTGCCCATTCTGGTGGCGTTTCTGTTCCTGAGCGACCGAATAGTGGAAGGAATCGCGGCAGGTTCAGTGAAGGGTTAG
- a CDS encoding sugar ABC transporter permease: MNTVMSNKKVIALYVLPALVLILAIVYIPIILTGYYGLTKWNGIGSPVFIGFDNYGALLRDSMFWSSAWHSLLLALFSGISLVLYLAIAMVLASRIKGANLFRKIYLIPMLLSSVAIAQLWLRIYHPTNGILNSVLSSIGIDNPPAWLAEPKLVLLAIFVPILWQYAGFYILIYYAALKNIPASLEEAAKIDGANALQIAWKIKLPLAMEVVKVTIVLAVVGSLKYFDLIYVMTSGGPNGASEVMASYMYKEAFKAYDFGYGSATGFFLLVICLIATWIIRKLTASKDTIQYS; encoded by the coding sequence GTGAATACGGTCATGTCCAACAAGAAGGTCATTGCGCTCTATGTGCTGCCGGCCTTGGTGCTAATACTCGCTATCGTCTATATTCCTATTATTCTGACCGGTTATTACGGTTTAACGAAGTGGAACGGAATAGGGAGCCCCGTGTTTATTGGCTTCGACAATTATGGAGCTCTGCTGAGGGACTCTATGTTCTGGAGCAGTGCATGGCATTCCTTGCTTCTTGCTTTATTCTCAGGTATTAGCCTCGTCCTGTATTTGGCTATTGCGATGGTGCTTGCCTCCAGAATCAAAGGAGCGAATTTGTTTCGCAAAATATATTTGATTCCGATGCTGTTGTCCTCAGTAGCTATCGCTCAGCTGTGGCTTCGCATCTATCATCCCACCAACGGCATTCTGAACAGCGTGCTGAGCTCTATTGGCATTGACAATCCGCCCGCATGGCTTGCTGAGCCCAAGCTTGTGCTGCTTGCGATATTTGTTCCGATTCTATGGCAATATGCGGGCTTCTATATTCTCATCTATTATGCCGCTCTGAAGAACATTCCGGCTTCCCTGGAGGAAGCGGCGAAGATTGATGGAGCGAATGCATTGCAAATTGCTTGGAAGATTAAGCTGCCGCTTGCGATGGAGGTTGTGAAAGTGACAATCGTGCTTGCGGTAGTGGGTTCATTAAAATATTTTGACCTGATCTATGTCATGACCAGCGGCGGACCAAACGGCGCAAGCGAAGTGATGGCGTCTTATATGTACAAGGAAGCGTTCAAGGCTTATGACTTCGGCTATGGCAGCGCAACGGGCTTCTTCCTCCTGGTCATCTGTCTTATCGCAACATGGATCATCCGCAAATTGACCGCATCCAAAGATACGATTCAATATTCTTAA